In Salinibaculum sp. SYNS191, the genomic window GCGCCGGACGGCGCGGCCGGGTACGCCAAGTGGGTACAGATCGCGTTGATTCTGTTCCGTGTCGAACTAGAAAAGAGTCTCCGGGAGACCGAGGACTACCTCAACGAGATGTCTGATGTCCTCGCCGTGTTCGAACTTGACGAGGCACCGCACTACAGTTCGTTCTGCCGGTGGGAGCAAGAGTACCGAATGCGTGAACTGCGCCGCCTGCTCCGCGCGTCGGCGGAGCAGGCGGGCTGGAGTGGTGAAGCCGCGATCGATGCAAGTGGCTTCCAGCGCGATCAAACCAGCTACCACTACCGCGACCGAGCGAACTACTCGTTCCAGTCGATGAAGACAACGATCTTGATTGACGTGAACTCGCTGGCGATCAAGGACGTTCATTTCACGACACAGAAGGCGTGGGACGGCTACATCGGGATGCAGGTCTTCCGCCGGAACGCGGAAGACCTGCGTGTGTTGTCCGCTGACGCGAACTACTCGTGGAGTGACCTCCGCGAGAAGTGTCGCTCCGAGTCAACGCGACCGTTGATCAAACACAGGGAGCAGACACCGTTGCAGAAGGCTCACAACGCCCGGATGAACGAGGACTACAACCAGCGCTGGATGAGTGAAACGGGCTTCTCGCAATTG contains:
- a CDS encoding IS5 family transposase; this encodes MASLRRLAWMCRKLAKQHVDEPDVPAAPDGAAGYAKWVQIALILFRVELEKSLRETEDYLNEMSDVLAVFELDEAPHYSSFCRWEQEYRMRELRRLLRASAEQAGWSGEAAIDASGFQRDQTSYHYRDRANYSFQSMKTTILIDVNSLAIKDVHFTTQKAWDGYIGMQVFRRNAEDLRVLSADANYSWSDLREKCRSESTRPLIKHREQTPLQKAHNARMNEDYNQRWMSETGFSQLKEDDGEKLRSRSWHGQFRELTRKCIVHNLTQAAS